One genomic window of Devosia salina includes the following:
- a CDS encoding ABC transporter ATP-binding protein: MGPLKRITLFSLRHPFQASLAVGATIIAATLQLTIPRLLGRAIDEAQNVLSVAGEGAQEALMVTALTLLGVSVARGLFTLVQNYFSESVGHHVGYELRLAFYDKVQRLSYSYHDRVHSGDLITIGLLDLDGLRMFFSTGLVRTVLLAVLIGVGAFMLFTTDLLLGFLALSFVPFVAWRSSVAQLTLRATWLVLQQKLSVLTRVMEENLGGIRVVRAFSGQKFELAKFDTASKDALELAHQRVRVRVNNTSMMTFSFFAAMGLVLWVGGNKVIAGEMSVGTLASFLTFMTILQMPVRQLGLMVNSYARASTCGDRFYEFLDAPVEIEDRPGAVPLKVTEGVLRFEDVHFTYPGATVPTLNGISFEARAGQTIGIVGAPGSGKSTLAHLIPRFYDVTSGRVTLDGQDVRDVTLQSLRRSVAVVQQDTFLFTTTIENNIAYGDPWAKDRKIERAAESAQLHNYIMGLPADYDTVVGERGVSLSGGQRQRLSIARSLVLKPAVMVFDDSTAAIDAGTEHRIRSAIRRFASDRVTMIIAHRLSSLMHADLILFLEDGRIVERGSHEELLAQGGRYRALYDLQTRPTDELEAAQ, encoded by the coding sequence ATGGGGCCATTGAAGCGCATTACCCTGTTTTCCCTCCGCCACCCCTTTCAGGCGAGCCTCGCCGTTGGCGCCACGATCATTGCAGCGACGCTGCAATTGACCATCCCGCGTCTTCTCGGCCGCGCCATCGACGAAGCGCAGAATGTGCTGAGCGTGGCCGGCGAGGGGGCGCAGGAGGCGCTGATGGTGACCGCCTTGACGCTGCTTGGCGTCTCGGTGGCGCGCGGCCTCTTCACCCTGGTGCAGAACTATTTCTCGGAAAGCGTGGGCCACCATGTGGGCTACGAATTGCGGCTGGCCTTCTACGACAAGGTCCAGCGCCTCTCCTATTCCTATCATGACCGGGTGCATTCGGGCGATCTGATCACCATTGGCCTGCTCGATCTCGACGGGCTGCGCATGTTCTTTTCCACCGGGCTCGTCCGCACCGTCTTGCTCGCCGTGCTGATCGGCGTGGGTGCTTTCATGCTCTTCACCACCGATCTGCTTCTGGGCTTTCTGGCGCTGAGCTTCGTGCCCTTCGTGGCCTGGCGCTCCTCGGTCGCGCAGCTCACCCTGCGCGCCACCTGGCTGGTGCTGCAGCAAAAGCTCTCCGTGCTGACCCGGGTGATGGAGGAAAATCTCGGCGGCATTCGCGTGGTGCGCGCCTTTTCGGGGCAGAAGTTCGAGCTGGCCAAGTTCGACACGGCCTCAAAGGACGCGCTGGAACTGGCCCATCAGCGCGTGCGGGTGCGCGTCAACAACACCTCGATGATGACCTTTTCCTTCTTTGCCGCCATGGGCCTGGTGCTCTGGGTCGGCGGCAACAAGGTGATCGCCGGGGAGATGAGCGTCGGCACGCTCGCCAGTTTCCTCACCTTCATGACCATACTGCAGATGCCGGTGCGCCAGCTCGGCCTCATGGTCAATTCCTATGCCCGCGCCTCCACCTGCGGCGACCGCTTCTATGAATTCCTCGACGCACCCGTCGAGATCGAGGACAGGCCCGGGGCGGTGCCCCTCAAGGTCACCGAGGGCGTGCTGCGCTTCGAGGACGTTCATTTCACCTATCCTGGCGCCACGGTGCCCACCCTCAATGGCATCAGCTTCGAGGCCAGGGCTGGCCAGACCATCGGCATTGTCGGCGCCCCGGGCAGTGGCAAGTCCACGCTCGCCCACCTCATTCCGCGCTTCTACGACGTCACCTCGGGCCGCGTAACGCTGGACGGGCAGGACGTGCGCGACGTGACCCTGCAAAGCCTCCGGCGCTCGGTTGCGGTGGTGCAGCAGGACACGTTCCTCTTCACCACTACCATCGAGAACAACATCGCCTATGGCGATCCCTGGGCCAAGGATCGCAAGATCGAGCGCGCCGCCGAGAGCGCGCAATTGCACAATTACATCATGGGCTTGCCGGCCGACTACGACACCGTGGTGGGCGAGCGCGGCGTCTCGCTTTCGGGCGGGCAGCGCCAGCGCCTGTCCATCGCCCGTTCCCTCGTGCTCAAGCCCGCCGTCATGGTCTTCGACGATTCCACCGCCGCCATCGATGCCGGTACCGAGCACCGCATCCGCTCGGCCATCCGCCGCTTTGCCAGCGACCGGGTGACCATGATCATCGCCCACCGCCTCTCCTCGCTCATGCATGCCGATCTCATCCTCTTCCTCGAGGATGGCCGCATCGTCGAGCGCGGCAGCCACGAGGAATTGCTGGCCCAGGGCGGCCGCTATCGGGCCCTCTACGATCTACAGACCCGCCCCACCGACGAATTGGAGGCAGCCCAATGA
- a CDS encoding ABC transporter ATP-binding protein, producing the protein MSVIDDDERDVAAFPGQRPPRASVGSHRIEEEVFGKAYDPKTVRRIWAYVRPYRHKIYLSVIAVLVFTGTQLAIPLIIGNAIDNALVAGGDPANLLWAVGAFAIAVLFNFGASWVQETQVGQVAEHVLFDMRRAMFAQLQRVSLSFMDKTEVGRLMSRLQGDVNSMQEFLETSVISVGDMVLLFGIVAVLLSLDPWLGLLTLVTMPVLFIIRIFWLPPAKRAFWAAHETNSLTAGAMAEGINGVRTVQNLDRQKVNFDLYDDKAYHNLRTQLTGSKFAQVMVPIVDTLTGISMATVVVVGGAMVLNGSLQVGVVVAFLFYIQRFFDPIRSLTMQYSIMQRAMTSGRRITEVLDLPTVIEDKPDAVTLTGDMDGSVEFRDVVFGYDPKRPVLKNVSFKVNPGETVAVIGPTGSGKTSAMALVHRFYEVQSGAVVVGGHDVRDVTQESLGEQVAMVLQEPFLFTGTIFENIRYNKASATREDVIAAAKAVGAHEFIARFANGYDTMLEQRGSNLSLGQRQLLSFARALVADAKILVLDEATANIDSYTERQIQKALEILLKGRTGMVIAHRLATIRGADRIIVLQNGEKIEEGNHDQLMELGGLYSRLYNMNYASFDDIPDELVAQANAKAAST; encoded by the coding sequence ATGAGCGTGATCGACGACGACGAACGCGACGTGGCCGCCTTTCCCGGCCAGCGACCGCCCCGGGCTTCCGTGGGCAGCCACCGCATCGAGGAAGAGGTCTTTGGCAAGGCCTATGATCCGAAGACGGTTCGGCGCATCTGGGCCTATGTGCGGCCCTACCGGCACAAGATCTATCTCTCGGTCATTGCCGTGCTGGTCTTTACCGGCACCCAGCTGGCCATTCCGCTGATCATCGGCAATGCCATCGACAATGCCCTGGTGGCAGGCGGCGATCCCGCCAATCTGCTCTGGGCGGTCGGCGCCTTTGCCATCGCCGTGCTGTTCAATTTTGGCGCCTCCTGGGTGCAGGAGACCCAGGTGGGGCAAGTGGCAGAGCATGTGCTGTTCGACATGCGCCGCGCCATGTTCGCCCAGCTCCAGCGCGTGTCCCTGAGCTTCATGGACAAGACCGAGGTGGGCCGGCTGATGAGCCGCCTCCAGGGCGACGTCAATTCCATGCAGGAATTCCTCGAAACCTCGGTGATTTCGGTCGGGGACATGGTGCTGCTGTTCGGCATCGTCGCGGTGCTGCTGAGCCTCGATCCCTGGCTCGGGCTGCTGACGCTGGTCACCATGCCCGTCCTCTTCATCATCCGCATCTTCTGGCTGCCGCCGGCAAAGCGCGCCTTCTGGGCGGCGCATGAAACCAATTCACTGACCGCCGGGGCCATGGCCGAGGGCATCAATGGCGTGCGCACGGTGCAGAATCTCGATCGCCAGAAGGTCAATTTCGACCTCTATGACGACAAGGCCTACCACAATCTGCGCACCCAGCTGACCGGCTCGAAATTCGCCCAGGTCATGGTGCCGATTGTCGATACGCTCACCGGCATTTCCATGGCCACGGTGGTGGTCGTGGGCGGCGCCATGGTGCTCAATGGCAGTCTGCAGGTCGGCGTCGTGGTGGCGTTCCTGTTCTACATCCAGCGCTTCTTCGATCCGATCCGCTCGCTGACCATGCAATATTCGATCATGCAGCGCGCCATGACTTCGGGCCGCCGCATCACCGAAGTGCTCGACCTGCCCACGGTGATCGAGGACAAGCCCGATGCCGTCACCCTGACCGGGGACATGGACGGCTCGGTCGAGTTCCGCGACGTGGTCTTCGGCTACGATCCGAAGCGCCCGGTGCTCAAGAATGTCTCGTTCAAGGTCAATCCTGGTGAAACCGTGGCCGTCATCGGCCCCACCGGCTCGGGCAAGACCAGTGCCATGGCCCTGGTGCACCGCTTCTACGAGGTACAGTCGGGCGCCGTGGTCGTCGGCGGGCACGACGTGCGCGACGTGACCCAGGAAAGCCTTGGCGAACAGGTCGCCATGGTGCTCCAGGAGCCCTTCCTCTTCACCGGCACCATCTTCGAGAACATCCGCTACAACAAGGCCTCGGCCACCCGTGAGGATGTCATCGCCGCCGCCAAGGCGGTGGGCGCGCATGAGTTCATCGCCCGCTTCGCCAATGGCTATGACACCATGCTCGAGCAGCGCGGCTCCAACCTGTCGCTGGGTCAGCGCCAGCTCCTGAGCTTTGCCCGGGCGCTGGTGGCCGACGCGAAGATCCTCGTCCTCGACGAAGCTACCGCCAATATCGACAGCTATACCGAACGGCAGATCCAGAAGGCGCTGGAAATCCTCCTGAAGGGCCGCACCGGCATGGTCATCGCCCATCGCCTCGCCACCATCCGCGGGGCTGATCGCATCATCGTGCTGCAGAATGGCGAGAAGATCGAGGAGGGCAATCACGACCAGCTCATGGAACTGGGCGGGCTCTATTCGCGCCTCTACAACATGAACTATGCCAGCTTCGACGACATTCCCGACGAGCTGGTCGCCCAGGCCAATGCGAAGGCTGCGAGTACCTGA
- a CDS encoding TSUP family transporter: protein MLPLLTAALVALCVFLTSTLSGVFGMAGGLVLLAVLLAMLPVATAIAVQGAIQIVANGSRAWFSREHIDWRVLGVICLGLAAAALALYILRYTPDLATVCIAIGLMPILVWIPKHWLALDASKPHHAFLCGFLGGGLNLAVGASGPTVDIFFIRTLMDRRKIIATKAATQVISHAAKVMFYGGLATAMSGNDWLLVVIAAPFAVAGTNLGYHILQRMSDDGFRAWTRWVVTGIGLFYLGRGILLLAGG from the coding sequence ATGCTGCCGCTGCTGACCGCTGCGCTTGTCGCCCTTTGCGTGTTCCTGACCTCGACGCTGTCGGGCGTGTTCGGCATGGCCGGCGGGCTGGTCTTGCTGGCGGTCCTGCTGGCCATGCTGCCGGTCGCCACCGCCATTGCGGTGCAGGGGGCCATCCAGATCGTCGCCAATGGCTCACGCGCCTGGTTTTCGCGCGAGCATATCGACTGGCGGGTGCTGGGTGTGATCTGCCTGGGGCTGGCTGCAGCGGCGCTGGCGCTCTACATCCTGCGCTACACACCCGACCTGGCGACCGTCTGCATCGCCATCGGCCTCATGCCGATCCTGGTGTGGATTCCCAAGCACTGGTTGGCGCTCGATGCCAGCAAGCCGCACCACGCCTTTCTCTGCGGGTTCCTGGGCGGGGGGCTGAACCTGGCCGTCGGCGCCTCCGGCCCGACCGTCGACATCTTCTTCATCCGCACGCTGATGGACCGGCGCAAGATCATTGCCACCAAGGCGGCGACACAGGTGATCTCGCATGCGGCCAAGGTGATGTTCTATGGCGGCCTGGCGACGGCCATGAGCGGCAATGACTGGTTGCTGGTGGTGATTGCCGCGCCCTTTGCGGTGGCGGGAACCAATCTCGGCTACCACATCTTGCAGCGCATGAGCGATGACGGCTTCCGCGCCTGGACCCGCTGGGTGGTGACCGGCATAGGCCTGTTCTATCTTGGGCGCGGCATCTTGCTTCTGGCGGGCGGCTAG
- a CDS encoding LysR family transcriptional regulator codes for MTPFDSVTARLILLLAETGSIGRAAEREGIASSAVSRRVSDLEGRLGVVLFDRSAHGVKLTKAGEAYAEGCRTVLRSIADLDAIMDDFGSGHRGSLRLACTSSALTGRLPELLAKFAAKYPGIEIAISEMGAAKALLALDEGQADIAIVSDNYDFSRFEIRPFEDERVWVLVPPEHELAGAIAPRKSVSFATVLPHAIVGIHHAGSLDRLLSEAAEKQGKKLTEALRVESFPALVRMVEAGFGIGFLRSTSLHLLAGTDLVCAPLAEPWAMRQLLVARRKSSPLSAAMKSFVALCAETYLPSA; via the coding sequence ATGACACCTTTCGACAGCGTAACCGCACGCCTCATCCTGCTTCTGGCGGAAACCGGCTCGATTGGGCGCGCCGCAGAGCGGGAGGGCATCGCCTCCTCTGCGGTCAGCAGGCGGGTTTCGGATCTCGAAGGGCGGCTGGGCGTGGTGCTGTTCGACCGCTCCGCCCATGGGGTCAAGCTGACCAAGGCCGGCGAGGCTTATGCCGAAGGCTGCCGGACGGTTTTGCGCTCGATCGCCGACCTTGACGCCATCATGGATGATTTCGGTTCGGGCCATCGGGGCAGCCTCAGGCTGGCCTGCACCAGTTCGGCGCTGACCGGCCGGTTGCCGGAACTGCTCGCCAAGTTCGCCGCCAAATATCCGGGCATCGAGATCGCGATTTCCGAGATGGGCGCCGCCAAGGCGCTGCTGGCGCTCGATGAGGGACAGGCCGACATCGCCATCGTCTCGGACAATTACGATTTTTCCCGCTTTGAAATCCGGCCCTTCGAGGATGAACGGGTATGGGTGCTGGTGCCGCCCGAGCATGAACTGGCCGGCGCCATCGCGCCGCGCAAATCGGTCAGCTTCGCCACGGTGCTTCCGCATGCCATTGTGGGCATCCACCACGCGGGTTCGCTCGACCGCCTCTTGAGCGAGGCTGCCGAAAAGCAGGGAAAGAAGCTGACCGAGGCCTTGCGGGTCGAGAGTTTCCCGGCCCTGGTGCGCATGGTCGAGGCGGGCTTCGGCATCGGCTTCCTGCGCTCCACGAGCCTGCATCTGCTGGCGGGCACGGACCTGGTCTGCGCCCCCCTGGCCGAGCCATGGGCCATGCGGCAATTGCTGGTGGCCCGGCGCAAGTCCAGCCCCTTGTCGGCCGCCATGAAGAGCTTTGTGGCGCTCTGCGCCGAAACCTATCTTCCCTCGGCATAG